Proteins from one Coffea arabica cultivar ET-39 chromosome 8c, Coffea Arabica ET-39 HiFi, whole genome shotgun sequence genomic window:
- the LOC140013873 gene encoding uncharacterized protein, translating into MTVGPIKLYDMTHFNRKKNAMVDETSAEKLSKMKELHLEAQSSGVNRTEEDICIEVTGRITGYVHGRGPSKASLITQKLAEIEEFKKRAEQAEKRSVELEVQVQSQQQLMQRLENQQAEMQNQQLEMQELLKALRAELQSKNQGNGNASGSNS; encoded by the exons TAAACTTTATGACATGACACATTTTAATCGAAAGAAGAATGCTATGGTTGACGAGACATCAGCTGAAAAACTG AGTAAAATGAAGGAGTTACATCTAGAAGCTCAATCTAGTGGTGTAAATCGAACCGAAGAAGACATCTGTATTGAGGTGACTGGGCGTATAACTGGATATGTACATGGTCGTGGACCCTCCAAGGCTAGTTTAATTACACAAAAACTTGCAGAGATAGAAGAATTCAAGAAAAGGGCAGAACAAGCTGAGAAACGATCAGTTGAATTGGAAGTTCAAGTCCAATCTCAACAGCAGCTGATGCAAAGGCTTGAGAATCAACAAGCTGAAATGCAAAACCAGCAGCTTGAAATGCAGGAACTCCTTAAGGCTTTACGAGCAGAATTGCAGTCCAAGAACCAAGGCAATGGAAATGCATCTGGTAGTAATAGCTG